The following is a genomic window from Candidatus Binatia bacterium.
CGAACTCGATCTCTGAGTTGAAGACGAGCCCGTCGTTGAACTTGTAGCCCGCGTAGAGGATGAGTCGCTGCGCGTCCGAACGCGTCTGGTCGACCGTAACGCCGCCGCTCGTGCGTACGCGATTCGTCGTGGGCTTCCAGAAGACGATCTCGCCGTAGCCGCCGATGGAGAGACCGCGGTCGCGCTTGTAGACCTTCGATGCGGCCGGAGCGAGTCCGTACTGACCGGCAAGATCGATCAGCTCGGGAATCGTGAGGGCCGATTTCAACGAGTCGATGGTCTCGGCGACGACGTTGGTCTTGTTCTCTTGTTCGATACGCGCGCGTTCGGCCTCCGCCTTTTCTTTGACGGCGTCTTCGCGCAGGTTCTGGAGCTCGCCCTGCATCATCTTGAGCTGTTGTTCGAGAAGGCGGATCCGCTCCTTGGTGCCCGCGGCAAAGGCGGTGGGGGGAACGATCTGCAGAACGCAGAGCGCGACGAGCAGGATCAGGGGACCTCTTGCGGAGCTTCATTCTGAGTTCCTAGGGCCGGACTCGATGCGTAAGTCGGGCAGTGGGCTCTGGGAACGATGCCGCGGGCCGCTTGGGGTTTGGGTGGGGGCTGCGCTCGGCTCGTCCCACGAGACATCGAGGTCGTGCCAGCGCAGGCCGGTGTTCCACGGGATCAGGACCAGCCGCCGGCAGCGTCGGCATTTCAGCTCGACACCATCGGGCCCCACGCGCGCGAGCAGACTGCCGCAAGCGCACCGGCTCTCGGAGCCGTTCGGGCTTTCGGTCTTGATGTTCCTGGGGAGGGCATGAGTGCAGAAACGAAGCCGGAGAGTCCGTCCGAGAGAAATTGATAATCATTTTCATTTAGACTGTCAAGATCGGGCGGAGGCGCTTCTTGGCGCCGATTTTCTTTGAGAAACCTCTGGACTCGGGCCGCGCGTCGCGGCAATCAGTCTATAGACCAACCAAATTCGCAGCGCTCGGGGGGGCGGTCACTGCGGGGAGGAGAATTCATGTCTTGCCGCGCGATCCGTCTGTCTGTCGTCTCATCGATTCTGTCCATCTTCCTGTGGGTCCCGCACCTCGGTGCGCAGTGTGACCCGATCGACAACCCGTGCGATCCGTCGTTCTCGACCGAGACCCTCGATTGCTCGTCGGCGTATCCATCCGTGGGCACTGCGCCGATCACGTCGGCCGACCAGGGGTTCTTGAACTTCGGTGGGCCGCAGGTGACGCCCATGTTGCAGCTCAAGAAGGCGAAGGGCTCGCCGTACCGTCGACACGTCTGGGTGCTGAACAGCCTCAATCACGAGGTGTCGATTCTCAACTGGGCCACACTCGACCGTGTGGCGAGTGTGAGGGTCGGGCTCGACCCGTCCTCGATTGCGCAGACCCGCGACGGCAAGCACGTTCTCGTCTCGAACTGGACGTCGGACACGATCAGCGTCATCGACACGATGACGCTGAACATTGTGAAGACGATCGAGTTGCGTGATGCCGACGGCCGACCTCTTCTCGCTGAGCCGATGGGCATCGCCGTGAAGAAGGACGAGAAGGCCTACGTTGCTTCGTCGGCAACGAATCAGATTGCCGTGATCGACATCCCGACGCTGACGATTACGTCGATGATCGATGTGCCGACCCGAGACCCGCGTTCGATCGTCCTCGATCGAAAGAGTCGGTTCCTCGCCGTGGCCGGGTTGTCGTCGGGGAATCGCACCGAGGTGGCGTACGACTTCTTCGACCAGAACCTCACGGGTCTGGGGGATCCGGGTGCTCCGATCACCGAGAACTGCGGTGGGCTCGCCGCGGCCAAGCCAGCGCTCTTCGACCCGACGCAGCCGGGCTACATGGACGCGAGCGATCCCGACTTCCGGGACGCCTTCAATTGCTTCGTCGGCGGCCGGATCAATGCGTTCCTAGCGGTTTCCGAGCCAATCGGCATCAACCCCCGCATTCCCGACTACGATGTCGTGATCATCGACACGAGCACGGACCAGATCGTCTCGACCAGCGCCGGGATGCCGGAGGACCCGGGCACCCTCAACTACGGCGTCGCGTTCAGCCGCAACGGCAAGAAACTCTACCTGGCCAATACCCACGCTCGGAACGACGAAGATTTCGGTGATCGCCCCTTCCGCAACCGCGTGACGGTTTTCGACGTCGATAAGTCGACTGGCGCCCTGTCGTGGGCGGGCACGCAAGACATCGACGTGGACCCGGGGGAGACGGAACCGAACGCCAGTTCTCGCGCCTCGACCCCGTACGCCCTGGTTTCCCTGTCGAACAAGCGGATCGCGGTCGCCGCGGCCGGTGCGGATCGAATGGTTTTGATGGATGGGGATGGGGTCGTGGAGAGTCGCCTCGACGTCGGTCTCGTGCCGCGGGCTCTCGTGCGGGAAAGCAGTTCCCGCGTATTCGTCTTGAACGCCGCGAGCTTCACGGTCCAACGGTGGCACGCAAAGAAAGAGGAGCTGCTGGCCGAAGGATCGATCGGGGACAATCCGCTGCCGATGGAAGAGCGCCACGGCTTTCACCTCATGAACTCCGACAAGTTCTCGACGAACCGATCGTTCTCCTGCGCGTCGTGTCATCCCGACGGCGACACCGATCAGCTCGTGTGGTTACTCGATTGCAACGACGGCATCCGCGCGACGATGACGCTTCGCCAGGTGAAGGACACGTTCCCGCACCACTGGTCCGGCGACAAGTGCAACGGGAAGAAGATCATGGAAGACGGCGTGTCGAACCTGTTCGGGCAGGGTGTTCCCCCGACTGCGTGCGATACCGATCTCACCTGGCAGTACATCGAGACGTTGCGCCAGCCGCCGCCGGCGGGTCGGCCGTCGGATGATGTGCTGTCTCCCGAGGCGCAGCTCGGTCTGCTCGTGACGAATCGGGCGCGGTACAAGGACTTCGTCGAGGGCGGGATCCCGTGCAACGGCGCACCACGTGACCCGATCGTCTGGCAACGATTGCTCGACCGGATGGGCGACCCCGCCCAGCAGTTCGTCGCTTTCGACCGGGCTTCGCTCACGCTGCAGGGCTCGCAGAACGCTTTTGCCGTCGGCGCCGACATGGAGAGTTGCGGCGTCGGGGGATGTCACGCGCAGCCGTTCTCGGGCACCGGCACGCTGGAGGGAATCTTCCTCGGCGGCCTCTGTGCGAATCCCATCGAGCCGATCGAGGCGATCACGTTCCTCGGAGCCCATGACCGCTTCCTGACCGAGGATGACGGCCGCGGCGGTCTGTACGACTGGCTCCTCGGGCTCGATCGCTACCGGCAGGACGTGGGCGCGACGGCCACGGGCCGCGTTCTCGACGACTGGGGCGTGCCCCGCGCGAGCGCCGG
Proteins encoded in this region:
- a CDS encoding YncE family protein, with protein sequence MSCRAIRLSVVSSILSIFLWVPHLGAQCDPIDNPCDPSFSTETLDCSSAYPSVGTAPITSADQGFLNFGGPQVTPMLQLKKAKGSPYRRHVWVLNSLNHEVSILNWATLDRVASVRVGLDPSSIAQTRDGKHVLVSNWTSDTISVIDTMTLNIVKTIELRDADGRPLLAEPMGIAVKKDEKAYVASSATNQIAVIDIPTLTITSMIDVPTRDPRSIVLDRKSRFLAVAGLSSGNRTEVAYDFFDQNLTGLGDPGAPITENCGGLAAAKPALFDPTQPGYMDASDPDFRDAFNCFVGGRINAFLAVSEPIGINPRIPDYDVVIIDTSTDQIVSTSAGMPEDPGTLNYGVAFSRNGKKLYLANTHARNDEDFGDRPFRNRVTVFDVDKSTGALSWAGTQDIDVDPGETEPNASSRASTPYALVSLSNKRIAVAAAGADRMVLMDGDGVVESRLDVGLVPRALVRESSSRVFVLNAASFTVQRWHAKKEELLAEGSIGDNPLPMEERHGFHLMNSDKFSTNRSFSCASCHPDGDTDQLVWLLDCNDGIRATMTLRQVKDTFPHHWSGDKCNGKKIMEDGVSNLFGQGVPPTACDTDLTWQYIETLRQPPPAGRPSDDVLSPEAQLGLLVTNRARYKDFVEGGIPCNGAPRDPIVWQRLLDRMGDPAQQFVAFDRASLTLQGSQNAFAVGADMESCGVGGCHAQPFSGTGTLEGIFLGGLCANPIEPIEAITFLGAHDRFLTEDDGRGGLYDWLLGLDRYRQDVGATATGRVLDDWGVPRASAGLKGFLSTFFRHPELEYNVPGSQGFVLTDAIEQFILEQASGPSAILGRQATATVSDPQVGATTLLLGAADDGKIQLLAAGVAVGAQVDLVYDPMTGEFEGSGVPGGSISLAALIASFSGADAVTFTGGAPLVGGAPFSVAKDAQPFLVSVTRSSGFPVACSENYSRQLADFFTTDTNVALTFTAANVDPAATVFVNGVPTGASPFETTPFSFVWVLPAVPVDADTLVFQFQNPGGLMSNELGAPVIKPPVSDPEGFVSAVAEEKVS